CTCCACTGAATAACTGCTTTCTTCAAGCAGTTCTTTTAGAGTTAGTGCTAGTTCTTTATCATCTTCAAGAAGCAGTATATTTTTTTTCATTATTAAAGCCTAAAAAAAGTAGCCTAGTTTTACGGCAATATATGTTTGACTTGCACTGTCACTTATTCCGTATGCATAAGAAAAAGTGGAAAACCAGTTCTTATCTATGCTGTAGTAAGCATACAACGAAGCTGTCTCAACTTTTTCAACACCGACATAGATACTGTCACTATTAGTATAAGTACCGCTCATATATAACTTGTCTGTTATATTATATCCAACACCTCCGCTGTAAGAGTGTGTGTTTTGATAGTAAACACTAATTATAGAATTACTGTAATCTGTATCGTTGATTAATGTATATCCATAACCGCCGAAAAGATTGAGTTTGTCTATATTATAACTTACATTCACTCCCGCAGTATAATCTGTCTTGTTGTTGTTTAGTGAGGAATCGTATGTCGGAAGTATAGCTCCGATTGAAAAACGTACGGCAAAATTTGTTGTTGGGAAAACTTGATACGCCGCACCTAAAAACGAGTCCTGTAAACCGCTTTCATTGTAACCGTTACCACGTTCTGTATATATGGATGTTGCTGCTTGAAAAGAGAAGTTTTTATAGTAATAGTCAGCTTGAATAGTTGTTGCAAGGGTATCTGTTTTATTTAAAGTCGTATAGTCCGAACTTGTGGAACTCAAACCTACAATAATATCGTAATGGTAATTTTGTGTAAGTGACTTCTTTGTACATCCGTCAATATCTACTAGATCTGTAAAAGGTGTATTGGGGCATTTATCTTTTGCATCACTGACACCATCCATATCAGAATCAAATGCAAACAAGTTACCAGAGAAAACTAGTAATATTAAAAACAGTAAAAATTTTTTCATATATGTTCCTTAATCAAGAGACCGCTAAAAAGCGATCTTGTGTAGTTTTAATAGTGTGTTTAACGACCACCCATCATCTTAGGCACTGAGCCTGCAGGTGATGAACTACTTTGATTTTGTTGACGGAACTGATTCCCAATACGGTGTTGGTTCATGTTTTGAATTTTTAGCATCTCTTGAGATTGCTGCATTTGCATCTCTTGTTCTGCATTTACACCTTCAGCCGTATTTGTACGCATTCTTTGTTGCAGTTGTGTAATTGCTGCTTGACGATCTTCGTTGTTCATATTAGCAACTCTGAGTTTAAACTGATTCATTAGTCTTACACGCTCTTGAGCAGGTGCATTTTGGATCTCTGTTATTTGTTTATCGATCGTAGCAGGATCTTCTGCAAAACTTAAAGTTAAACCACCTAGCAAAGCTAGAGTTAATAGTGTCTTTTTCATATTGACTCCTTGTTTTGATGGTGGTAGTATGACACATAAATGTTAGCGGAGTGTTAGTGTCATTTAACTTCTTGTAATAAGTTTATGCTCCTTAATCTTTTTTATCAGATTAGAAAGCATAGAAGTTCTTTTTTCCTCTTCTTCAATAGTAGATTTCGCACTGAGGTTAAAGCTGTCCATTTTTTTGTCGAGGTAGCTTGTATTAAACGTACCAGCTTTAAAGTCGGCATCTCTGACGATCTCTCTATGAAGTGAGATATTTGTTGTAAAACCGTCAATATTATATTCATCTAGTGCACGTCTGGCTTTTTTTACTGCACCTTCCCAATCAAGTGCAGAAACAATCAGCTTTCCGATCATAGAATCATAGTTTGACGGTACTTCATAACCTTCATAAGCACTAGTGTCCAGTCTCACACCAGGACCACCCGGTGTAAGATAGTTACTAATTGTACCTGTTGAAGGCATAAAGTTCATTTGTGGATTTTCCGCGTTTATACGGAATTCAATCGCATATCCGCGGAATTTGATCTCTTCTTGTAAGAACTGTAATTTATCCCCTTCAGCAATTTCAATCATTCTTTGAATAATGTCTACGCCTGAGATAACTTCAGTTACCGGATGCTCCACTTGCACCCTTGTATTCATCTCTATAAAGTATATATTGTCAGCTTCATCAACTAAAAACTCTACTGTTCCTACACTCTCATAACCGAGTTTGAACATCGCTTTTGTTGATACACGATAAAGCTCTTTACGAACTGCATCGTTAAGACGAGGAGATGGTGCTATTTCGATCACCTTTTGGTGGCGGCGCTGAATTGAACAGTCACGTTCGCCTAAATGAAGTACATTCCCAAATTTGTCGGCAATGACTTGTACTTCAATATGGCGAGGATTTTCTACATATTTTTCAATGAACACTTCCCCCTTACCAAAATACTTGAGTGCTTCATTTGTAGCTGATTCAAACGCAGTAGAGAATTCTTTGGCAGTTTTTACGATTCTCATACCGCGACCACCGCCACCAAAAGCGGCTTTAATGATTACAGGAAAGCCGATCTCTTTAGCAATTTTTTCCCCGTC
This is a stretch of genomic DNA from Sulfurimonas sp. C5. It encodes these proteins:
- a CDS encoding acetyl-CoA carboxylase biotin carboxylase subunit, whose product is MKKISKVLIANRGEIALRIIRACKELEITSVVVFSEVDVDGVWVKKADECYPIMGNPVEAYLNYERIISMAKKADCDAIHPGYGFLSESAEFAQACADNDIIFIGPKPEHIELFGDKMASKVAMKEIGVPVLEGTDTPILDKTDGEKIAKEIGFPVIIKAAFGGGGRGMRIVKTAKEFSTAFESATNEALKYFGKGEVFIEKYVENPRHIEVQVIADKFGNVLHLGERDCSIQRRHQKVIEIAPSPRLNDAVRKELYRVSTKAMFKLGYESVGTVEFLVDEADNIYFIEMNTRVQVEHPVTEVISGVDIIQRMIEIAEGDKLQFLQEEIKFRGYAIEFRINAENPQMNFMPSTGTISNYLTPGGPGVRLDTSAYEGYEVPSNYDSMIGKLIVSALDWEGAVKKARRALDEYNIDGFTTNISLHREIVRDADFKAGTFNTSYLDKKMDSFNLSAKSTIEEEEKRTSMLSNLIKKIKEHKLITRS
- a CDS encoding DUF3187 domain-containing protein — its product is MKKFLLFLILLVFSGNLFAFDSDMDGVSDAKDKCPNTPFTDLVDIDGCTKKSLTQNYHYDIIVGLSSTSSDYTTLNKTDTLATTIQADYYYKNFSFQAATSIYTERGNGYNESGLQDSFLGAAYQVFPTTNFAVRFSIGAILPTYDSSLNNNKTDYTAGVNVSYNIDKLNLFGGYGYTLINDTDYSNSIISVYYQNTHSYSGGVGYNITDKLYMSGTYTNSDSIYVGVEKVETASLYAYYSIDKNWFSTFSYAYGISDSASQTYIAVKLGYFF